Within the Methanobacterium sp. BRmetb2 genome, the region TCTCAGAAGTTAATAAATTTCATGGACATACATGCCCTGGAATAGCTATTGGATACCGGGCAGGAGAAATAGCAATTAAAAAACTAAGTTCGGCCAGAGCTGTAAATGAAGAGTTCCTGGCTATTGTAGAAAATGACAGCTGCAGTGTAGATGCCATACAGGTCTTAACTGGCTGTACTTTTGGAAAAGGCAATTTAATATTCAAAGACTATGGAAAACAAGTTTACATCTTCATAAACAGAAATACTGGAAATGCTCTACGTTTATCTCTAAGTAAAGGCATAGATGAGATGGACCCAGAATTTGCCAGAATCCGGGAAAAAACTTTTTCCAACTCAGCCAGTGCTGAAGAAAAATTAGAATATGAAAAACAAAGAGATAAAACTACTCAAAACATTTTAGATATGCCAGATAACGAATTGTTCAAAATTGAAGAAGTAAAAATTGATATTCCTGAAGAAGCCAGGATATTCCAATCAGTTAAATGTGCCAAGTGTGGTGAGCTGGTTGCAGAACACAGAACACGGGTAGAAAATGGTAAATTTGTGTGTATCCCCTGTTTTGATGATTATTCAAGAACATGAATCTATTTAAATTTTTAACTATCTCTCTTTTCACATTCCGCCAACATCAAAATTTTATTCAAAAATTTCGTCTTTTAAATTTATTGGGCATTTTATTGTTCTTTTCATAGTATCTAAAAGATTTTAAAAAGGTAGTATCAGCTGAATAAATCTCAATGAATTTTGTGAATTTTTCACTTTTTTAACTGTTGAATTACTTAAAATGTGTTCCATTGCACATGCTTCTCTCTCAGCAGTTTTATTATTAACGCCTAAAATATTTAAAAAGTTTTTGAGTGTAGTATGTTTATATGTAATGCTTTTTGCGATTTTTATTCCTCGTTTATTTAATTTTATTTCCCCATATTTTTTGTGGGATATAAATTTCAATTTAGACATCTTATTAACTGCTTCTACTACACTTGGAGGTTTAACATTAAGTTCTTCAGCAATATCACTCACTTTAATAATTCCTTTAGCTTTTTTCAATTTGTAAATAACTTCAAGGTAATCCTCAATACTTTTGGTAAGGTTAAGGGAATCTTCATTCATTTAATCATCTTTTTTTTATAAATTAAAATTAAGTCCTACTACACAATTTTTATATGAATCGGGCATTTCCTGTTCTATTTCTTTGATGTTATCTGTACAATGACAAGGTACAATTACAGGAATTCCCTTTAAAATATCAAGCTTAGAATGGTGAAAACATCCGATGACTGCATAAATTTCCCCCAAATCCCTTAATTTTTCAATATTGCTTTCAAGTCCAGGATGGGCACATCCTGTAAGAATTATGTTCCCTTTCTCAGTTTTTATTATCAAAAATTGCTCTTTTATTTTTTCACCCATCTCTCCTGTGCTCCAAATATTTTCACATATTTTTTTTGCATTAGAGATCTCAGTAATATTTGTAAATCGTTTTATTTCATTTTTAAGGTTGTATGATGCCGATTGAGGTACATATACTTCAGGTTTCTTTCCATATTTTAATATATGGTTTAAACCACCTATATGATCCCAATGATCATGAGAAATTACTATTTTATCTATCTCCTCTGGATTAATATCTGCAATTTTCATATTATGAAGTAAAATATCTCCGTTCCAACCCGTATCAAAAAGTATTTTGTCCTGGATAGTTTCCAAAAGGCACGAAAACCCCCACCCTGCTTTAAAACCATTTTTAACTTTATGATTATATAGAATTCTTATATTCATTTTATCCCTTTTTAGCAGCGTTTTTAATTATTTCTTCAAGAGTTATACCGTCAGGTCCTATAATATCCATCAATTCATCTGATAGGATATGCATCTGGTCTTCCATAACTTCAGACTTCACTAAAATATCAACTTTCTCTTTTCTTAAAAATTCAGCTACTTTTATCCTCCTCTCATTGTCATATCTAGCCCATGGACTATCTCTAATAGTAATATCAGCTACTTTATCATGAAATACATCTGCAATTAGGATGTAGGGTGCTTTGTTGAAATGTTTGGAAATAGCAGATTTCATTCCTTCTTTATTTTCCACAGGAACAGCTATTCGAAGTTTTTCCTTTTTAAAAGGCTCTATTTGCACGGTTAAACTGTCCACATTTTGAATTTCATCTTTAATGGCTTCTCGCACCTTATTTGAAATTTCATAGGCTCTTTTTACTGGCAATCCTTTTTGTGTTTCCAGATGCAATTCTACAAATATAAAAGGACCTGATCTTCTAATTTTAATATCATGCACAGCTTCCACACAGTTAACACCTTCGGCAATAGTTCTAATTTGTTTAATCTTTTCAGGATCCATACTGGCATCTAAAAGAACCATAACATCATCTTTAGCCAATTTTAATCCTATATAAACTATTAATAGCGCAACAAAAATCCCTGAAATTCCATCTACACCCAAATAACCAATATATGAACATAATATACCTATAAAAACAATTAGAGATGATAATATATCAACGAAGCTATGTTTTCCATCATTTATGAGTGCATGAGATCCTATTTCCCTCCCAATTTTTTCTTTATACCGTGCTAGTAAAAATGAAATCACAACGGAAAGAGCGGCGACAAACAGACTGATTAATGGTATTTCAATTATACTGGGATTTAAAAATGCGTTAAATGAATCAAATGCTATTTCCACTCCAGTTATAATTATCAAAGCAGATACTATTAAAGATGCAAATGTTTCAACCTTATAATAGCCATAAGGGAATTTTTCATCAGGTTTTCGCCTGGAAAGTTTAAGTCCAATGTATACAGCAAGTGATGCAAATATGTCTGAAAAAGAGTGAATGGAATCTGCAATTAAAGCTATACTTCCAGATAAAAATCCCACTATACCTTTAATTATTGCAAGGAATAGGTTAATTAGGCTGGAATATTGAGCTGCTCTTTCTCCTTTTTTTAAATCAATTTTAATTTTTTCATTAATTTTTAACACCAAATTGGATCATATAATTGAAGCCAAGGTCAACCAAGTTTAACTTTCTAAAACCATAGGAAGTTACGCAATTTTCAAGTTCTTCTGGCGATATACGCATATGCATTGGTGGACCCCGGGATAAATCTTCTTTTTTACATT harbors:
- a CDS encoding formylmethanofuran dehydrogenase, with amino-acid sequence MEDSNKQDIIPFSEVNKFHGHTCPGIAIGYRAGEIAIKKLSSARAVNEEFLAIVENDSCSVDAIQVLTGCTFGKGNLIFKDYGKQVYIFINRNTGNALRLSLSKGIDEMDPEFARIREKTFSNSASAEEKLEYEKQRDKTTQNILDMPDNELFKIEEVKIDIPEEARIFQSVKCAKCGELVAEHRTRVENGKFVCIPCFDDYSRT
- a CDS encoding DtxR family transcriptional regulator — its product is MNEDSLNLTKSIEDYLEVIYKLKKAKGIIKVSDIAEELNVKPPSVVEAVNKMSKLKFISHKKYGEIKLNKRGIKIAKSITYKHTTLKNFLNILGVNNKTAEREACAMEHILSNSTVKKVKNSQNSLRFIQLILPF
- a CDS encoding cation transporter encodes the protein MNEKIKIDLKKGERAAQYSSLINLFLAIIKGIVGFLSGSIALIADSIHSFSDIFASLAVYIGLKLSRRKPDEKFPYGYYKVETFASLIVSALIIITGVEIAFDSFNAFLNPSIIEIPLISLFVAALSVVISFLLARYKEKIGREIGSHALINDGKHSFVDILSSLIVFIGILCSYIGYLGVDGISGIFVALLIVYIGLKLAKDDVMVLLDASMDPEKIKQIRTIAEGVNCVEAVHDIKIRRSGPFIFVELHLETQKGLPVKRAYEISNKVREAIKDEIQNVDSLTVQIEPFKKEKLRIAVPVENKEGMKSAISKHFNKAPYILIADVFHDKVADITIRDSPWARYDNERRIKVAEFLRKEKVDILVKSEVMEDQMHILSDELMDIIGPDGITLEEIIKNAAKKG